The genomic region CACGTAAGCCGCGCGCCGGACATTATAGAAGAACGACAGTTCCGACGGCGGCATATAGTAGGCGTTTATCTGGCCGAACACGATCAGGTTGTGCACGATCAGCGGGACGGCACAGATCACGGCACCTGCTGTCCAAACGAGCCCGATGGAAATGACGCGCCGCAACGGCATCCAGTAGAGATGGATCAGGAAGAAAACGCCCGTCGCCGCGACGAGAGCGAGTCCGGTGTTGCGGGTCACCCAGGCAGCGCCAGCGAACAGCCCCGCAGCAAACAGCCAGCGCCACGATTGTTTTTCCGACGTGGTCCAGAATACGATTCCGGCAACTGAGGCGAGCACCAGCATGAGGTAAGACGTGTCGCTCATGCATTGGACGCTGACCTTCTGGAAGGCCACCGAGACGGCGACAGCAACCGTCAGCGGCAGGGCGATTTTCCAGTTCAGCAACCGGCCGGCGATCAGGCCGAGCAGCACGATGCTGATCGCTCCATTCGCACCGGCGACGATCAGGCAGGCGGTCTTCGCGGATACGCCAAACATCATGATGAAGGAGATGAGAAGGGAGTAGCCTGGAGGCCACCAACTCATCGGTTCCCAGATATCGTGGCCGAGCCCGTCGATCACGCGCTGAGCGCAGCCGCGCCCGGCGTGCAGGCTGTTGGCCGCCTCGATGTAGGCGGCGCTGTCCCATGAGTAGATCCACGGCGCGGCCCGCTGGACGTGCGGCAGGAACAGAGCCCAGACGCCGAGCGAAACGAGGATGATGGCAATCTGCGCCCATGCCGGGTTGCGCGCATTGAATTGCGCCAGATTTATTCGGCCGCTGTTTCCCATCTGCCGCTCCCCACAAACGCTGCGCGGTCTGGATGAACGGTTACGCGGACCGGGCCCTGACCTTGATGTACTGGGCTTCCCTTAGGGGCTTATTCTCAAATGCGTCAAGCCGCGCGGAATAACGGATCTGGCCCAAGGGCCCCGGCGCAGAACCGATGCGGAGCATTCAATTTTACCGGAATTGAAGGATCTTGTGTTGCCTGTCTGCGACGGGATGTTCAGCTATCGTGATTGGCGGGTGTTCCATTCTCTTACACCTTATGCGTGTATTCCATATCAATGCGGGGCCAGCCGGGCATATTGTTCCGCTTTGGGGGAGATTGCCGGATTTCTTATGGTGCGGGAGTTGCTTAAGAAAAGGCACGTACACAACGGTGTGTAATATCGTGACTGACCGAATTTGAGGGACACATGAAAATTCTGATTACAGGCGGCGCCGGCTATATCGGCTCGATCATGGTACCGCGTCTGCTGGACCAGGGGCATGAGGTGACCGTGCTCGACACGTTCGAGCGGGGTACGACTGAGCTGGCAGCCGTTTGCGGCAACGAAAACTTTGTCCCGGTCAAAGGCGATGCGCGCGATACGCGCCTGCTGGATGAACTCGTGCCGCAGGTCGACGTGGCGATCCCGCTGGCGGCCCTCGTCGGTGCGCCGCTCTGCAAGCTCGACCCGATTGCGGCGAAGACGCTCAATCAGGACGCTGTCGTGGAACTTGTGAAGCGGACCTCGAAAGACCAGAAGGTCGTCTTCCCGGTCACCAACTCCGGCTATGGCATCGGTGAGAGCGGCAAGTTCTGCACCGAGGAAAGCCCGCTGAACCCGATTTCTCTCTATGGTATCACCAAGGTGGAAGCCGAAAAGGCCGTGCTCGACAATGGCAATGGCGTCACGCTGCGCCTCGCCACCGTGTTCGGCATGGCGCCGCGCATGCGCCTTGACCTGCTCGTCAATGATTTCACCTGGCGCGCTGTGACCGACCGCGCCGTCGTGATCTTCGAGGGCCACTTCAAGCGTAACTACATCCATGTCCGTGACGTGGTGAAAGGCTTCGAGCACGCGATCGCGAACTTCGATACGATGCGTGGGCAGGCCTACAATCTTGGTCTGTCGGATGCGAACCTTTCCAAGATCGAACTTTGCCAGAAGATCCAGGAACACGTGCCGAGCTTCGTTTATCTTGAAGCTCCGATCGGCGAAGACCCTGACAAACGCGATTACATCGTGTCCAATGAGAAAGTGGAAGCGACCGGCTGGCGTCCGGACTGGTCGCTGGACCGCGGCATCACGGAGCTGCTGCGCGGCTACAAGATGATCCGCAACTCCCGCTACTCGAACGTTTAAGGCCTCGTAATGATCATTGTCCGCAGCCCGCTTCGTGTCTCCTTCTTCGGAGGCGGTACCGATCACCCCTCCTGGCTGGAGCGCGGGGAGAAGGGGGCCGTGCTGTCGACGTCGATCGATAAATACATCTACATCCAGCTGCGCCGGCTGCCGGCGGTGTTCGATTTCAACTATCGCGTCGCCTGGGGCATGCTGGAGGAAGTCTCGTCCATCAACGAGATCCAGCATCCGGTCGTGCGCGAAGTGCTGAAGCATTATGCCGGCGACAACGAGACGGGCTATGAGGTGATCCACAACTCGGACCTGCCGTCGAAATCCGGCCTTGGGTCCAGTTCGTCCTTCACCGTGTCGCTGCTGCATGCCTTTTACGGCAACCAGGAAATGCTCTGTTCCAAGAAGAAGCTGGCGAAGGAAGCCATCTTTGTGGAGCAGAAGCTGCTGGGTGAAACGGTCGGTTATCAGGACCAGATTGCGGCAGCTCATGGCGGCCTCAACCGGATCGAATTCACCGAAGACGGCGACTATGACATTTCGCCGATCCGTCTGCCGTCTGCGCGCCGCGAGGCGCTGGAAGACTCCATGATGCTGTTCTTCACCGGCTTTACCCGCTTCGCCGACGAGATCGAGAAGCGCAAAGTGGCGAAGTTCGGAGACCGCACGAAAGAGCTGCGTGAGATCTATGACATGGTGGGCGAGGGCGAACGCATTCTCACCGACCCTTCGCGCGACATCAATGATTTCGGCGCCTTGCTGCACCAGACCTGGTTAAACAAGAAAGCGCTCGATGCGTCTGTGTCGAACCCGGAAATCGATGAGCGTTATGAAGCCGCCCTCAAAGCTGGCGCGCTCGGCGGCAAGCTGCTCGGTGCCGGTGGCGGCGGCTTCCTCCTGATGTTCGTGCCGCCGGACAAGCGCGCTGCTGTGCTTGCCGCGATGAAAGGCATGACGCATGTGCCGCTGCGCATGGAGCGGAGCGGTACGCAGGTCGTTCTTTACGATCCGGAATTGGATTCCAATTATCTTCCCGCCGGGGCCAAGGTTTCCTGAACATGATTGATATCGAATTGTCTGCAAAGACAGCTGCCATGACCTGCGCGCAAGGCGACGCGCTGTTTGCCGGGCTTGAAAAGGCGCTGGATAATGGACGGGGCTTTGTCTTCGTGACCGATGCGGCCGGCAAGCTGGCTGGTTATGCCGACCTCGCCATAATGCGGGGCGCTTTCATGAAAGGCGGGCATCTTTCCGGCCAGACGGTTGGCGATGTGGCTGTCGCGTGGGGCAGTGCGAAGGAACCGCTGGGCGTCGAGCCTGTGCTGGATGGTGAAGGCCGCCTCACCGGGATCGACGAGTCCGGCCCGCAGCCTTTCCTGCCGGTCTCCGAGCCGGACCTGACGCACCGCGAAATGCGCAATGCGTTCGACGCATTCATGTCGACCTGGATCTCTTCGACCGGCGACTATATCCGCCGGTTCGAGCAGGAGTTCGCCGAAAAAGTCGGCATGGCGCATGGCGTGGCCACGTCGAACGGCACCGTCTCGCTCCACCTTGCCATGGCGACGCTGGGCATCGGGGAAGGGGATGAGGTCATCGTGCCGGACCTGACCTTCGCAGCTTCCATCAACACGGTGATGCATGTCGGGGCACGTCCTGTGCTGGTCGATGTCGACCGTGACACCTGGTGCCTCTCCGCAGAGGCGGTGGAACGCGCGATCACGCCGCGTACCCGGGCGATCATGCCGGTACATGTCTTCGGCCGCCCGTCGCAGATGACGGAAATTGCCGAACTGGCGAAAGCCTATGGCCTCTACATCATCGAGGACTGCGCGGAGGCGCACGGCGCCAAATATGACGGCCAGCCGATTGGTTCCTTCTCCGACATTTCGAGCTTTTCCTTCTTCGCCAACAAGATCATCACGACTGGTGAAGGCGGGATCTGCCTGACCAATGATGCCGACATTGCGACGCGCATGCGCA from uncultured Hyphomonas sp. harbors:
- a CDS encoding aminotransferase class I/II-fold pyridoxal phosphate-dependent enzyme; amino-acid sequence: MTCAQGDALFAGLEKALDNGRGFVFVTDAAGKLAGYADLAIMRGAFMKGGHLSGQTVGDVAVAWGSAKEPLGVEPVLDGEGRLTGIDESGPQPFLPVSEPDLTHREMRNAFDAFMSTWISSTGDYIRRFEQEFAEKVGMAHGVATSNGTVSLHLAMATLGIGEGDEVIVPDLTFAASINTVMHVGARPVLVDVDRDTWCLSAEAVERAITPRTRAIMPVHVFGRPSQMTEIAELAKAYGLYIIEDCAEAHGAKYDGQPIGSFSDISSFSFFANKIITTGEGGICLTNDADIATRMRMLRDHGMRPERRYWHEEPGFNFRMTNMQAAIGCAQIERMDELLAMRADVYERYVKALSGIPGVTFPPAMDQRAQPVTWFACAQVPEDKRAELIAACKAANIDLRPFFHGLSSMPAYRQYARKCPNSTWLSRTGVNLPTSRRVDDAMVARIAGVFESVLGKKA
- a CDS encoding glycosyltransferase family 39 protein, whose amino-acid sequence is MGNSGRINLAQFNARNPAWAQIAIILVSLGVWALFLPHVQRAAPWIYSWDSAAYIEAANSLHAGRGCAQRVIDGLGHDIWEPMSWWPPGYSLLISFIMMFGVSAKTACLIVAGANGAISIVLLGLIAGRLLNWKIALPLTVAVAVSVAFQKVSVQCMSDTSYLMLVLASVAGIVFWTTSEKQSWRWLFAAGLFAGAAWVTRNTGLALVAATGVFFLIHLYWMPLRRVISIGLVWTAGAVICAVPLIVHNLIVFGQINAYYMPPSELSFFYNVRRAAYVIVRDMTTLDFVAIGVSANLVIVAVLLAAIGAALAWWQLRRPGRRAAVFGAIPGLVERYRLPILLLAYAAAYSAIVIIARSRYRWGEEIDPRHMFQVYWALWLCLAIGGLALIRQRAQTLVAGAAVAVALLQTYDTAHYASRPADRVDTMERRVGPAACTYLNTHVGPDAIVLSTRAEILRTFCDVNARKIPPVAQYYKLDPITREDLRREGENGFLWGIVIEDVELAKRGGLGPEFQDMVEHPNDQPGFRQVERDSPAIILEYVGDGAP
- a CDS encoding SDR family oxidoreductase, which translates into the protein MKILITGGAGYIGSIMVPRLLDQGHEVTVLDTFERGTTELAAVCGNENFVPVKGDARDTRLLDELVPQVDVAIPLAALVGAPLCKLDPIAAKTLNQDAVVELVKRTSKDQKVVFPVTNSGYGIGESGKFCTEESPLNPISLYGITKVEAEKAVLDNGNGVTLRLATVFGMAPRMRLDLLVNDFTWRAVTDRAVVIFEGHFKRNYIHVRDVVKGFEHAIANFDTMRGQAYNLGLSDANLSKIELCQKIQEHVPSFVYLEAPIGEDPDKRDYIVSNEKVEATGWRPDWSLDRGITELLRGYKMIRNSRYSNV